The DNA sequence TCATTCAGCTTATGGGTTGGAATTTTAATCTGTTTGTTGTTATACACTTCCAGCACCTTGTCCACCGCCTGATAGATACGTTGTTTTTCCAGCGCTGAAATGAATACGACAGGAACGTCGGTGAATGGGGCTATCTTTTCCTTGATTCTTTTCTCGAATTCTAAAATGGTTTTGGAATCTTTTTCAATGACATCCCATTTATTCACAACGATCACCACGCCTTTCTTGCGCTGTTCGATGATGCTGAAAATTTTCAAGTCCTGCAATTCAATACCCACCGTAGCATCGATAATCAGAATACAGACATCGGCTTCCTCTATGGCTTTCACCGCGCGAATGACGGAATAAAATTCCAGGTCTTCGTGCACCTTATTTTTCTTCCGGATACCGGCGGTATCAATCAACAGGAATTCCTTTCCGTATAGATTGTAATGGGTATGAATGGAATCTCTGGTGGTGCCGGCTATATCTGTAACGATATTGCGTTCCTCACCTACCAACGCATTCAGCAGGGTGGATTTTCCTACGTTTGGCTGTCCGACAATGGTAATCTTGGGAAGGTCGGCATAGATATCGACCGCATTATCCAATTCCTCCGGAATCTGATCGGTAATGAAATCAAGTATCTCTCCAGTCCCGCTTCCGCTCATGGAAGAAACACAGAACAGGTTCTCAAACCCTAATCCGTAAAATTCATTTGCCTGATAGGAGCGTTCCGTATTATCCACCTTATTGACGGCAATGATAACGGGTTTCTTAGTTTTGCGCAGCTCCTGCGCCAGCGCTTCATCCAGATCCGTGATGCCGGTGGTCACATCCACCATAAACACCATCAGGTTGGCTTCTTCGATAGCCAGCCGGACCTGTCTGCGGATCGCTTTTTCAAAAACATCTTCTGAATGTAACACAAAACCGCCGGTGTCAATCACATTGAATGTTTTACCGTTCCATTCGGTGATGCCATACTGCCGGTCGCGCGTGACGCCGCTGAAGTCATCGGTAATGGCTTTGCGTTCTTCCAGCAAACGGTTAAACAAGGTGGATTTTCCCACATTCGGACGACCTATGATTGCAACTGTATAAGACACGGCGATTTACGATTTATATTGTTCGATGTACGTTTTTGTAAATTTCAAACAGCAAAGGTAGGGATTAAGTGTATTATATCCTTGAAACACAATTTACTAAAATCTCATTATTACATTATTTCATTACCAAATCAGGCACTTAATAATCCCTGTACCCAAACTTCCGCAGCATGCTTTCATTATTCCGCCAGTTGTCGGAGACTTTGACGTGCGTTTCGAGAAAAATCTTTTTACCGAAAAACTTTTCCAGGTCCAGGCGCGCCTGCGTGCCCACTTTTTTAAGCATTTCGCCGTTTTTACCAATGAGTATCGGTTTCTGGCTCTCGCGTTCGACATAGATCTCTGCTGAAATCTTAATGATATCGCCGTCTTCCATAAAGTAGTTGAAGACCACTTCACAGCTGTACGGTATTTCCTGTTTGTAGTTCAGCAGGATTTTTTCGCGTATCACCTCCGTTACAAAAAAGCGCTCCGGACGGTCGGTGATTTCATCTTTATCGAAATACGGCGGGCTTTCCGGCAAATACCCGATCAGGCTTTTCATCAGTTTTTCCAGGTTCCAGTTAAATTTGGCTGAAAACGGCATGACTACTGCCGGCGGAAAATCCGCTTCCCACAACTGGCTTTCCTGTTCCACCTCATCGTGTTCGGCAATATCCATCTTATTGAGAAGAAAGATAACCGGCACATTCATCTTTTTTATTTTCTCATACTCCTCCGGCTGTTTTTCCGGCTTGTCGCCGATTTGCACCATATAGATAAAGACATCCGCATCTTCCAGGGACGTGCGCACGAAATCCATCATGGATTCCTGCATCTTGTAAGCCGGTTTGATGATACCCGGCAAATCGGAAAAGATCATCTGAAAGTCCTCCCCATTCACGATTCCCAGAATCCGGTGGCGGGTAGTTTGTGCTTTGGAAGTGATAATGGATAACCGCTCCCCGACGAGCGCGTTCATGAGTGTGGACTTACCGACGTTCGGTTTGCCCAGGATATTGACATAGCCTGCTTTATGGTTCATGGTAGATGGTCTAAATTTTTATAAAAAAATCCTGTAATTCGATGTAATTATAAATTTACTCAAAATTAATGTGGATATGCAAATAAAAGAGTGTAATTTTGTGGCATATCGCGGGATGGAGCAGTTGGTAGCTCGTCGGGCTCATAACCCGAAGGTCATAGGTTCGAGTCCTGTTCCCGCTACACAGTTAAGAGGCTTCCTTACGGAGCCTCTTTTATTTTATATCGTATGTTCGTCGTATATGTCTTATATTCTGAGTTAAACGAGAAAATCTATGTAGGATTTACCGCTAATCTTGAAAACAGGTTGTTATCACACAACGTATTAGCTAAAAAAGGATGGACGATCAAATTCAGACCCTGGAAATTAATTTACACTGAATCATTTGATGTTAAATCAGATGCAATGACCAGAGAAAAACAGTTGAAATCTGCGCAGGGTAGAGCTTTTATTCATAGTCTTATAAAATAAAAGCCTCGTCGGGCTCATATCCGCCGGTTGGCGGACATAGGTTCGAGTCCTGTTCCCGCTACACAGTTAAGAGGCTTCCTTAAGGAGCCTCTTTTATTTTATATCGTATGTTCGTCGTATATGTCTTATATTCTGAGTTAAACGAGAAAATCTATGTAGGATTTACCGCTAATCTTGAAAACAGGTTGTTATCACACAACGTATTAGCTAAAAAAGGATGGACGATTAACACGGATGGAGCACTTTTATATAGTATATAGTAAAATTCCTGCTTTGCGGTGATAGTTAAAATCTTTCCAACTGGCTGAAGAAGAAGCTTCCTTCTATCGCCGCATTTTCATCGGAATCGGAACCGTGCACCGCATTTTCGCCGATGGATTTGGCAAAACGCTTACGGATAGTTCCTTCTTCTGCCTGCGCAGGGTTGGTCGCACCGATCAGCTTACGGAAGTCTTCCACCGCATTGTCTTTTTCCAGGATAGCGGCTACTATCGGGCCTCTGCTCATGAATTCCACCAATTCACCGTAAAAAGGACGTTCTTTGTGTATCTCATAAAATTGTCCCGCCTGTTCCGGAGATAATTTGGTGTATTTCATACCCACGATTTTAAAGCCTGCTTCTGTCATCATCGCCAGAATGGGGCCGATATTGTTCGCTTCCACCGCATCGGGTTTAATCATTGTAAAAGTTCTGTTGGTAGCCATTTGCGTATTTTTGTGCGAAAATAGTTATAAGTTATAAGTTATTGGTTATTAGTTAAAAGATTTACCATTACTTAACGTAAATCCATATTTGCTTTCTGTTTCACCCGCACTTTAGTATCTTTGAGCGGCATGGAAAATATAGCAGCACTTATTGAATTTTTACAGACACCCCGGAATATCGTTATCACCACCCACCAGAAACCGGACGGTGACGCGATGGGTTCTTCCCTGGCGCTGTACAATTATTTACAGCCATCAGGCCATAATGTGCGCGTCATCTCCCCTACGGAGTTTCCGGCTTACTTCGGTTATTTGCCCAATTGTGAGGAAGTCTGGAATTACCTGGAAAACCCCAATCTGAGCCAGATTGCCATCGGTGAAGCCGATTTGATTTTCTGTCTTGATTTCAACGATCTGAGCCGGATAGAACCGCTCGATGCATTCATCCGGGAGAATACCAACGCTCAGATTGTGCTGATTGACCATCATCTCTACCCTAAAGATTTTGCGCATTATATCTTACACGACCTGAAAGCCTGCTCCACCTGCGAACTGGTGTACCGGTTTCTCGGTCTGGTGGATGCCGCCTACGTTCCTACCAAAGAGGTGGCGGAATGTATTTATACCGGCATTCTGACGGATACAGCCAGCTTTTCGAACGGTGCCACCAACAAAAATGCACTGGTGATTACGGCACACCTGCTCGACTGCGGCCTGAACATCCTAAACGTGCAGGAACAGCTAAACCAGAACGGCCGGGAAGAGAAACTGCGTTTCCTGGGCAATGCCTTGTTCCGCAACATGATCATACGGGAAGACATCGGCATCGGTATCATTATAGTGGACAAAAAAGACGCCTACCGTTTCAACCTGCAAACCGGCGATACGGAAGGGTTGGTGAATTATCCGCTGACCATTAAAAATGTAAAAGTAGCCGTACTCATCAAGCAGGAGCCCAAAATCATTAAACTTTCATTTAGAAGTAAAGGTGATATTTCCGTAGAAAAAATCTGCAGGGAACATTTTGAAGGCGGCGGCCACCGCAACGCCTCCGGCGGCAAATCTTTCCTGACTATCGAGGAAACGATTGACAAAATCATTGATATCTTTCAGAATGAAAAAATAGTATAACTAAAGACAAACGTGTCGTTAACGAAAGTACTATCTTGGTTTTATACTTCCAACACCCACTATGTTATTGTAGAAATTACCAAGGCCGTCATATCTGACTTTATACAAATCGTCTCCTTTTATCTCCAGTATGACGGCGGCTTTCCATTCCGAATCCTGGTATACCTGGACTAATTCGCCTAACCTGAAAGAAGTGGTATTGTCAGGTGTAACATTAATGGTTTCTGTTTTGGTATGGATAACCGTATCCTTGATCGTTCTGTTGATGACAAGCGTATCCCGTTTGGTTTTATAAATGGTATCACGAATGGTCTTTGACATAGAAATGGTA is a window from the Sphingobacteriales bacterium genome containing:
- a CDS encoding GIY-YIG nuclease family protein, translating into MFVVYVLYSELNEKIYVGFTANLENRLLSHNVLAKKGWTIKFRPWKLIYTESFDVKSDAMTREKQLKSAQGRAFIHSLIK
- a CDS encoding GIY-YIG nuclease family protein, encoding MFVVYVLYSELNEKIYVGFTANLENRLLSHNVLAKKGWTINTDGALLYSI
- a CDS encoding bifunctional oligoribonuclease/PAP phosphatase NrnA → MENIAALIEFLQTPRNIVITTHQKPDGDAMGSSLALYNYLQPSGHNVRVISPTEFPAYFGYLPNCEEVWNYLENPNLSQIAIGEADLIFCLDFNDLSRIEPLDAFIRENTNAQIVLIDHHLYPKDFAHYILHDLKACSTCELVYRFLGLVDAAYVPTKEVAECIYTGILTDTASFSNGATNKNALVITAHLLDCGLNILNVQEQLNQNGREEKLRFLGNALFRNMIIREDIGIGIIIVDKKDAYRFNLQTGDTEGLVNYPLTIKNVKVAVLIKQEPKIIKLSFRSKGDISVEKICREHFEGGGHRNASGGKSFLTIEETIDKIIDIFQNEKIV
- a CDS encoding nucleoside-diphosphate kinase translates to MATNRTFTMIKPDAVEANNIGPILAMMTEAGFKIVGMKYTKLSPEQAGQFYEIHKERPFYGELVEFMSRGPIVAAILEKDNAVEDFRKLIGATNPAQAEEGTIRKRFAKSIGENAVHGSDSDENAAIEGSFFFSQLERF
- the der gene encoding ribosome biogenesis GTPase Der; this encodes MSYTVAIIGRPNVGKSTLFNRLLEERKAITDDFSGVTRDRQYGITEWNGKTFNVIDTGGFVLHSEDVFEKAIRRQVRLAIEEANLMVFMVDVTTGITDLDEALAQELRKTKKPVIIAVNKVDNTERSYQANEFYGLGFENLFCVSSMSGSGTGEILDFITDQIPEELDNAVDIYADLPKITIVGQPNVGKSTLLNALVGEERNIVTDIAGTTRDSIHTHYNLYGKEFLLIDTAGIRKKNKVHEDLEFYSVIRAVKAIEEADVCILIIDATVGIELQDLKIFSIIEQRKKGVVIVVNKWDVIEKDSKTILEFEKRIKEKIAPFTDVPVVFISALEKQRIYQAVDKVLEVYNNKQIKIPTHKLNEIMLGEIEKYGPPAYRGEYIKIKFVTQLPSKTPSFAFFCNHPDFIREPYRNYLENRMREQFPLSGVPINIFFRKK
- the era gene encoding GTPase Era — its product is MNHKAGYVNILGKPNVGKSTLMNALVGERLSIITSKAQTTRHRILGIVNGEDFQMIFSDLPGIIKPAYKMQESMMDFVRTSLEDADVFIYMVQIGDKPEKQPEEYEKIKKMNVPVIFLLNKMDIAEHDEVEQESQLWEADFPPAVVMPFSAKFNWNLEKLMKSLIGYLPESPPYFDKDEITDRPERFFVTEVIREKILLNYKQEIPYSCEVVFNYFMEDGDIIKISAEIYVERESQKPILIGKNGEMLKKVGTQARLDLEKFFGKKIFLETHVKVSDNWRNNESMLRKFGYRDY